A stretch of the Aegilops tauschii subsp. strangulata cultivar AL8/78 chromosome 4, Aet v6.0, whole genome shotgun sequence genome encodes the following:
- the LOC141022049 gene encoding uncharacterized protein, with protein MHFDGSKMRLGLGAGIVLSSPKGDRLRYALQIHFTVSNNVAEYEPLCLASGLPRNSASVLRRVGRPRSQYGYRFLVQNLSGFFAGYEFLHVPRAKNEAADTLAKIASSRQSIPSGVSLEHLHKPSVKLSPDSESIYIPDNPAAPQPGSGALEPGPGAVEPGPGTATADPAAAVPNPGAAAPEPALVAVFAVVAAPSWALPISEFLENSVLPMDKTEGRQVQRRASYNIINNELVKRSSTGVFHRCIEQDQGIEILLDIHQDAELLVLKCEGCQRFSKRSHQPTLALRTIPIAWPFAVWRLDMVGPFKTARGSMTHLLVAVDKFTKWIEARPIKKMDGPTTIRFVKDTAVRYGMSNSIITDNGTNFAEGVLAQYCSVSGIRLDLASVAHPQSNGQVERPTTSS; from the exons ATGCATTTCGACGGCTCCAAGATGCGTCTCGGCCTGGGGGCCGGCATCGTGCTGTCCTCCCCGAAGGGTGACCGGCTTCGATACGCGCTCCAGATCCACTTTACCgtctccaacaacgtcgccgagtatGAGCCCTTGTGCCTGGCCTctggcttgccaaggaactcggcatccg TGCTCCGGCGAGTGGGACGCCCGCGATCCCAATAtggctaccgcttcctcgtccaaaACCTGTCCGGTTTCTTCGCGGGCTATGAGTTCCTCCACGTCCCGCGTGCGAAAAACGAGGCCGCCGACACACTCGCCAAGATCGCCTCATCGCGGCAGTCCATTCCGTCCggcgtctccctcgagcacctACACAAGCCGTCCGTCAAGCTGTCACCGGACTCCGAGTCCATCTACATCCCGGACAACCCGGCCGCGCCACAACCTGGCTCGGGGGCTCtcgaacccggcccgggggctgtcgaacccggcccggggactgcaaccgCCGACCCAGCCGCCGCTGTCCCCAACCCGGGGGCTGCCGCCCCGGAACCCGCCCTGGTGGCCGTCTTCGCCGTGGTAGCCGCTCCTTCATGGGCCCTGCCCATCTCGGAGTTCCTGGAGAACAGTGTTCTCCCCATGGACAAGACCGAGGGCCGACAAGTGCAGCGCCGAGCATCCTAcaacatcatcaacaacgagctcgtcaagcgCAGCTCCACCGGCGTGTTCCATCGCTGCATCGAGCAAGACCAGGGCATTGAGATCCTCCTTGACATACACCAGG aTGCCGAGTTGCTCGTCCTCAAGTGCGAGGGATGTCAGCGCTTCAGCAAGCGTAGCCACCAGCCAACCTTAGCACTCCGAACCATCCCGATCGcttggcccttcgcggtctggcGACTCGACATGGTGGGGCCCTTCAAAACCGCCCGCGGCAGCATGACACATTTACTggtggcggtggacaagttcaccaaatggatcgaGGCACGGCCAATCAAGAAGATGGACGGACCGACAACCATTCGATTCGTCAAAGACACTGCGGTACGTTACGGCATGTCGAACAGCATCATCACGgacaacggcaccaacttcgcCGAAGGCGTGCTCGCGCAATACTGCTCCGTctccggcatccgcctcgacctGGCGTCCGTTGCACACCCGCAGtccaacggccaggtcgagcggcCAACGACCTCATCTTAG